The Micromonospora sp. WMMD961 genome has a segment encoding these proteins:
- the nuoF gene encoding NADH-quinone oxidoreductase subunit NuoF has protein sequence MTTPRPETLAKLTPVLTKRWLSPDAWRIGTYEQLDGYAALRKALKAHPDDLIQLIKDSGLRGRGGAGFPTGLKWGFIPQGDGKPHYLVVNADEGEPGTCKDLPLMTHDPHALVEGVIIASYAIRASRAYIYIRGEAVHAARRLRNAVQEAYDKGYLGRNILRSGYDLELVVHSGAGAYICGEETALLDSLEGFRGQPRLRPPFPATHGLYASPTVVNNVGTIASVPPIVLGGADWWKSMGTEKSSGPMIYSLSGRVANPGQYECSMGVTLRELLELAGGMQPGHNLRFWTPGGSSTPLLAAEHLDVPLDFEGVAAAGSILGTTATQIFSDQDCPVYATYRWLEFYHHESCGKCTPCREGNYWMVRVYRRILAGQGTHEDLDTLLDTCDNILGRSFCGLGDGATSSVTSSLQYFKQDYLDYIEGRTAPKLSEKTLVGAH, from the coding sequence GTGACCACTCCCCGCCCGGAGACGCTGGCCAAGCTGACGCCGGTGCTGACCAAGCGCTGGCTGTCGCCGGACGCCTGGCGCATCGGCACGTACGAGCAGCTGGACGGCTACGCCGCGCTGCGCAAGGCGCTCAAGGCCCACCCGGACGACCTGATCCAGCTGATCAAGGATTCGGGGTTGCGCGGCCGGGGCGGCGCCGGCTTCCCGACCGGCCTCAAGTGGGGCTTCATCCCGCAGGGCGACGGGAAGCCGCACTACCTGGTGGTCAACGCCGACGAGGGCGAGCCGGGCACCTGCAAGGACCTGCCGCTGATGACCCACGACCCGCACGCGCTGGTCGAGGGTGTCATCATCGCGTCGTACGCGATCCGGGCCAGCCGCGCCTACATCTACATCCGGGGCGAGGCGGTGCACGCCGCGCGTCGGCTGCGCAACGCGGTCCAGGAGGCGTACGACAAGGGCTACCTCGGCCGCAACATCCTGCGCAGCGGCTACGACCTGGAGCTGGTGGTGCACTCCGGCGCCGGGGCGTACATCTGCGGCGAGGAGACGGCGCTGCTGGACTCGCTGGAGGGGTTCCGGGGTCAGCCCCGGCTGCGCCCGCCGTTCCCGGCCACCCACGGCCTGTACGCGAGCCCGACGGTGGTGAACAACGTCGGCACCATCGCCAGCGTGCCGCCGATCGTGCTCGGCGGGGCCGACTGGTGGAAGAGCATGGGCACCGAGAAGTCCTCCGGGCCGATGATCTACTCGCTGTCCGGCCGGGTCGCCAACCCGGGCCAGTACGAGTGCTCGATGGGCGTCACGCTGCGCGAGCTGCTGGAGCTGGCCGGTGGCATGCAGCCCGGCCACAACCTGCGGTTCTGGACCCCGGGTGGATCGTCGACCCCGCTGCTCGCCGCCGAGCACCTGGACGTGCCACTGGACTTCGAGGGGGTGGCGGCGGCCGGCTCGATCCTCGGCACCACGGCCACCCAGATCTTCTCCGACCAGGACTGCCCGGTCTACGCGACGTACCGGTGGCTGGAGTTCTACCACCACGAGTCGTGCGGCAAGTGCACCCCGTGCCGCGAGGGCAACTACTGGATGGTCCGGGTCTACCGGCGGATCCTCGCCGGTCAGGGCACCCACGAGGACCTGGACACCCTGCTGGACACCTGCGACAACATCCTCGGCCGCTCGTTCTGTGGCCTGGGTGACGGCGCGACCAGTTCGGTGACCTCGTCATTGCAGTACTTCAAGCAGGACTACCTCGACTACATCGAGGGACGCACCGCACCCAAGCTGTCGGAAAAGACCTTGGTGGGTGCGCACTGA
- the nuoE gene encoding NADH-quinone oxidoreductase subunit NuoE, whose protein sequence is MTTTTFTDETRERARAIIARYPADRSRSALLPLLHLVQAEEGYVSPAGVAFCAEVLGLNKAQVGAVATFYTMYKRKPTGDFLVSVCTNTMCNVLGGQEVYDTLAEHLGVGHDETTADGTITLEHAECLAACDYGPVMTVNYDFFDGVDASTAVGVVDELRAGGRPMPTRGARLCTLKEMAVQLAGFADEREGAVADGEPGEPTLRGLRLAQQHGVSVPGFDPNTPIRSKAEADKAAAEAKAKAEAAKPAPVEASAAPVKGGDGASAPTGADGVAGPAKPADATGPAKPADTTGSTTPDVKAPDDTSPQVRTAETRQPDAGTAVPDAPGTKVPTDDTGTAPAAGDARSAEAAGVAANAPAGDGKPAGDEAGAQERNLTEAKAGTDADGGGPADANETGAQK, encoded by the coding sequence ATGACGACGACGACTTTCACCGACGAGACCCGGGAGCGGGCGCGGGCGATCATCGCCCGTTACCCGGCGGACCGGTCCCGCTCGGCGTTGCTGCCGTTGCTGCACCTGGTGCAGGCCGAAGAGGGGTACGTCTCCCCGGCCGGGGTCGCGTTCTGCGCCGAGGTGTTGGGGCTGAACAAGGCGCAGGTCGGCGCGGTGGCCACCTTCTACACGATGTACAAGCGCAAGCCGACCGGTGACTTCCTGGTCAGCGTCTGCACCAACACCATGTGCAACGTGCTCGGTGGCCAGGAGGTCTACGACACCCTCGCCGAGCACCTGGGCGTGGGGCACGACGAGACGACCGCCGACGGCACGATCACGTTGGAGCACGCCGAGTGCCTGGCGGCGTGCGACTACGGCCCGGTGATGACCGTCAACTACGACTTCTTCGACGGCGTGGACGCGTCCACCGCGGTCGGTGTCGTCGACGAGCTGCGGGCGGGCGGGCGGCCGATGCCAACCCGCGGTGCCCGGCTCTGCACCCTCAAGGAGATGGCGGTGCAGCTCGCCGGCTTCGCCGACGAGCGCGAGGGCGCGGTCGCCGACGGCGAGCCGGGCGAGCCGACCCTGCGCGGGCTGCGGCTGGCCCAGCAGCACGGCGTCTCGGTGCCGGGCTTCGACCCGAACACCCCGATCCGCAGCAAGGCGGAGGCGGACAAGGCGGCCGCCGAGGCGAAGGCGAAGGCGGAGGCCGCCAAGCCGGCGCCCGTCGAGGCCAGCGCGGCGCCGGTCAAGGGTGGCGACGGGGCGTCCGCTCCGACCGGGGCGGACGGGGTCGCCGGGCCGGCGAAGCCGGCGGACGCCACCGGGCCGGCGAAGCCGGCGGACACCACCGGCAGCACCACGCCGGACGTCAAGGCACCGGACGACACGTCGCCGCAGGTGCGTACCGCCGAGACCCGGCAGCCGGACGCGGGCACCGCAGTGCCGGACGCCCCTGGCACCAAGGTCCCGACGGACGACACCGGCACCGCGCCCGCGGCTGGCGACGCACGGTCGGCCGAGGCCGCCGGCGTGGCGGCCAACGCGCCGGCCGGTGACGGCAAGCCCGCCGGCGACGAGGCCGGGGCGCAGGAGCGCAACCTCACCGAAGCGAAGGCCGGCACCGACGCCGACGGCGGCGGACCGGCGGACGCGAACGAAACGGGGGCCCAGAAGTGA
- a CDS encoding NADH-quinone oxidoreductase subunit D, with protein MSATSNYASEHETDEGRVFTVTGGDWDTIVSGTDPINDERIVVNMGPQHPSTHGVLRLILELEGETVREARSVIGYLHTGIEKNLEYRNWVQGSTFVTRMDYLAPIFNETAYALAVEKLLGITDDITERATTIRVLMMELNRISSHLVWLATTGMELGAISIMLYGFREREYILDIFETITGLRMNHAYVRPGGVAQDVPDDAIRKIREFLKMMPKKLKEYEDLLSGQPIWTERTKNVAVLDVTGCVALGITGPVLRSAGLAWDLRKTMPYCGYETYEFDVPTHPDGDVWGRYQVRLAEIRESMKLVEQALDRLRPGPVMVADRKIAWPAQLAIGVDGMGNSLEHVAKIMGQSMESLIHHFKLVTEGFRVPPGQVYVAIEAPRGELGVHAVSDGGTRPYRVHYREPSFVNLQALPAMAEGGLIADVIAGGASLDPVMGGCDR; from the coding sequence GTGAGCGCGACGTCGAACTACGCCAGCGAGCACGAGACCGACGAGGGTCGCGTCTTCACCGTCACCGGTGGGGACTGGGACACGATCGTCTCGGGCACCGACCCGATCAACGACGAGCGGATCGTCGTCAACATGGGTCCGCAGCACCCGTCCACGCACGGGGTGCTGCGGCTGATCCTGGAGCTGGAGGGCGAGACGGTCCGCGAGGCCCGGTCCGTCATCGGCTACCTGCACACCGGCATCGAAAAGAACCTCGAATACCGCAACTGGGTTCAGGGCTCGACGTTCGTGACCCGGATGGACTACCTCGCTCCGATCTTCAACGAGACGGCGTACGCCCTCGCGGTGGAGAAGCTGCTCGGCATCACCGACGACATCACCGAGCGGGCCACCACCATCCGCGTGCTGATGATGGAGCTCAACCGGATCTCGTCGCACCTGGTCTGGCTGGCCACCACCGGCATGGAGCTGGGCGCGATCTCGATCATGCTGTACGGCTTCCGCGAGCGGGAGTACATCCTCGACATCTTCGAGACCATCACCGGTCTGCGGATGAACCACGCGTACGTCCGGCCGGGCGGTGTGGCGCAGGACGTGCCGGACGACGCGATCCGCAAGATCCGCGAGTTCCTCAAGATGATGCCGAAGAAACTCAAGGAGTACGAGGACCTGCTCTCCGGCCAGCCGATCTGGACCGAGCGGACGAAGAACGTCGCGGTGCTGGACGTGACCGGCTGCGTGGCCCTCGGCATCACCGGCCCGGTGCTGCGCTCCGCCGGCCTCGCCTGGGACCTGCGCAAGACCATGCCGTACTGCGGTTACGAGACGTACGAGTTCGACGTGCCGACCCACCCCGACGGTGACGTGTGGGGTCGCTACCAGGTCCGGCTCGCCGAGATCCGCGAGTCGATGAAGCTGGTCGAGCAGGCCCTGGACCGGCTCCGTCCGGGCCCGGTGATGGTCGCCGACCGCAAGATCGCCTGGCCGGCGCAGCTGGCCATCGGCGTGGACGGCATGGGTAACTCGCTGGAGCACGTCGCGAAGATCATGGGTCAGTCGATGGAGTCGCTGATCCATCACTTCAAGCTGGTGACCGAGGGCTTCCGGGTTCCGCCCGGCCAGGTGTACGTCGCCATCGAGGCTCCCCGCGGCGAGTTGGGCGTGCACGCGGTGTCCGACGGTGGCACCCGGCCGTACCGGGTGCACTACCGGGAGCCGAGCTTCGTCAACCTCCAGGCCCTCCCGGCGATGGCCGAGGGCGGCCTGATCGCCGACGTGATCGCCGGCGGCGCCTCGTTGGACCCGGTCATGGGGGGTTGTGACAGATGA
- a CDS encoding NADH-quinone oxidoreductase subunit C, translating to MTSPTDKPNDGGVPLPVVPAGSTSGAPAEFPPASPAGRGMFGNHGTGDVSGYGGLVRQRTPIEEASRPYGGYFDEVRDALEEAYPAFGDAIEKVVVDRGELTLHVRPERIAEVCQVMRDDLALRFELCSSVSGVDYLGADERRLHVVYLLTSMTYRRRVRLEAAVSVEAPHLPSVTAVYPTADWQEREAYDMFGIVFDGHPNLTRILMPDDWEGHPQRKDYPLGGVPVEYKGAEIQPPNERRSYQ from the coding sequence ATGACGTCACCCACGGACAAGCCCAACGACGGCGGCGTACCGCTGCCGGTGGTGCCGGCCGGCTCCACGAGCGGTGCCCCTGCCGAGTTCCCGCCGGCCAGCCCGGCCGGTCGCGGGATGTTCGGCAACCACGGCACCGGCGACGTGTCCGGCTACGGCGGCCTGGTCCGCCAGCGCACGCCCATCGAAGAGGCGTCCCGGCCGTACGGGGGCTACTTCGACGAGGTGCGCGACGCGTTGGAGGAGGCCTACCCCGCCTTCGGCGACGCGATCGAGAAGGTCGTGGTCGACCGGGGCGAGCTGACCCTGCACGTACGCCCGGAGCGGATCGCCGAGGTCTGCCAGGTGATGCGGGACGACCTGGCGCTGCGGTTCGAGCTGTGCTCGTCGGTCTCCGGCGTGGACTACCTGGGTGCCGACGAGCGCCGGCTGCACGTGGTCTACCTGCTCACCTCGATGACGTACCGGCGGCGGGTCCGGCTGGAGGCCGCGGTCTCCGTCGAGGCACCGCACCTGCCCAGCGTGACCGCCGTCTACCCGACCGCCGACTGGCAGGAGCGGGAGGCGTACGACATGTTCGGCATCGTCTTCGACGGCCACCCCAACCTGACCCGCATCCTCATGCCGGACGACTGGGAGGGTCACCCGCAGCGCAAGGACTACCCGCTCGGCGGCGTGCCCGTCGAGTACAAGGGGGCAGAGATCCAGCCGCCGAACGAGCGGAGGTCGTACCAGTGA
- a CDS encoding NADH-quinone oxidoreductase subunit G, which translates to MTDVAKQTETVTLTIDGVEVTAPKGTLLIRVAEQMGTEIPRFCDHPLLAPAGACRQCLVEVEGQRKPVASCTQTVADGMVVRTQITSPVAKKAQEGVMELLLLNHPLDCPMCDKGGECPLQNQAMSTGRTDSRFHEHKREYEKPMAISSQVLLDRERCVLCQRCTRFSEEIAGDKFIDLMGRSSAEEINIYRDDAYGEQGDDGDVPFNSYFSGNTVQICPVGALTGAQYRFRARPFDLVSSPSVCEHCSAGCGQRTDWRRGKVLRRLAGDEPEVNEEWNCDKGRWGFQYTRATDRLTTPLVRDEHTGELREASWSEALTVAAEGLHTARESGQGTGVLTGGRLTVEDAYAYAKFARVALNTNDIDFRARPVSREEADFLASSVAGVTDVTYTDVENAPAVVLVGLEPEEECPILFLRLRKAYLKKTLTVYALAPFATRGLEKLGAKLARVVPGEEASVLAEHATVAEALSAPGAILIVGERLASVPGGLSAAADVARRTGAKLVWVPRRAGDRGAVDAGCLPNLLPGGRLVTEPAARAELGEAWDIPAGVIPSQAGRDTDGILAAAANGQLGALVVGGVDPADLADPRLAESALDTVPFLVSLELRASAVTRRANVVLPVAPVVEKSGSFLDWEGRLRPFEAVLNTAAMTDGRVLDALAALLDVRLGTADVPSVRRELGSLPATRMSRPAAPSVAPGRVPHPGAGEAVLATWHQLVDLGTLTDGDEHLAGTARPPVVRLGKGTAEALGVIDGDAVTVGTDRGALTLPAELTEMPDGVVWLPTNSPGSTVRRSLGATSGAVVRISVPAPSAAVPAGRVAADETGLPGPLLNTGGNQ; encoded by the coding sequence ATGACCGACGTAGCAAAGCAGACCGAGACCGTCACCCTCACCATCGACGGCGTCGAGGTCACCGCCCCCAAGGGGACGCTGCTGATCCGGGTCGCCGAGCAGATGGGCACCGAGATCCCCCGGTTCTGCGACCACCCGCTGCTGGCCCCGGCCGGCGCGTGCCGGCAGTGCCTGGTCGAGGTGGAGGGGCAGCGCAAGCCGGTGGCCTCCTGCACCCAGACCGTCGCCGACGGCATGGTCGTGCGTACCCAGATCACCTCCCCGGTGGCCAAGAAGGCGCAGGAGGGGGTGATGGAGCTGCTGCTGCTCAACCACCCGCTGGACTGCCCGATGTGCGACAAGGGCGGCGAGTGCCCGCTGCAGAACCAGGCGATGTCCACCGGCCGCACCGACTCGCGCTTCCACGAGCACAAGCGGGAGTACGAGAAGCCGATGGCGATCAGCAGCCAGGTGCTGCTGGACCGCGAGCGGTGCGTGCTCTGCCAGCGGTGCACCCGGTTCTCCGAGGAGATCGCCGGCGACAAGTTCATCGACCTGATGGGCCGGTCGTCCGCCGAGGAGATCAACATCTACCGGGACGACGCGTACGGCGAGCAGGGCGACGACGGTGACGTGCCGTTCAACTCCTACTTCTCCGGCAACACCGTGCAGATCTGCCCGGTGGGCGCGCTGACCGGTGCCCAGTACCGCTTCCGAGCCCGACCGTTCGACCTGGTGTCCAGCCCGAGCGTGTGCGAGCACTGCTCGGCCGGCTGCGGGCAGCGCACCGACTGGCGGCGCGGCAAGGTGCTGCGCCGGCTGGCCGGCGACGAGCCGGAGGTCAACGAGGAGTGGAACTGCGACAAGGGCCGCTGGGGCTTCCAGTACACCCGGGCCACCGACCGGCTGACCACTCCGCTGGTCCGCGACGAGCACACCGGTGAGCTGCGCGAGGCGTCCTGGAGCGAGGCGCTCACCGTGGCCGCCGAGGGGCTGCACACGGCTCGGGAGAGCGGACAGGGCACCGGGGTGCTGACCGGCGGTCGGCTGACCGTCGAGGACGCCTACGCGTACGCGAAGTTCGCCCGAGTCGCGCTGAACACCAACGACATCGACTTCCGGGCCCGACCGGTCTCCCGCGAGGAGGCCGACTTCCTGGCCAGTTCGGTCGCCGGGGTCACCGACGTCACCTACACCGACGTGGAGAACGCGCCGGCGGTGGTGCTGGTCGGCCTGGAGCCGGAGGAGGAGTGCCCGATCCTCTTCCTGCGGCTGCGCAAGGCGTACCTGAAGAAGACCCTGACGGTGTACGCGCTGGCGCCGTTCGCCACCCGCGGCCTGGAGAAGCTCGGTGCCAAGCTGGCCCGGGTCGTGCCGGGCGAGGAGGCCAGCGTGCTCGCCGAGCACGCCACGGTCGCCGAGGCGCTGAGCGCGCCGGGCGCGATCCTGATCGTCGGTGAGCGACTGGCCAGTGTGCCGGGTGGGCTGTCCGCCGCCGCGGACGTGGCTCGGCGTACCGGAGCGAAGCTGGTGTGGGTGCCCCGCCGTGCGGGTGACCGGGGCGCGGTCGACGCGGGCTGCCTGCCCAACCTGCTTCCCGGCGGACGACTGGTGACCGAGCCGGCCGCCCGGGCCGAGCTGGGCGAGGCGTGGGACATCCCGGCCGGGGTGATCCCGAGCCAGGCCGGCCGGGACACCGACGGCATCCTCGCCGCCGCCGCCAACGGGCAGCTCGGTGCGCTGGTCGTCGGGGGTGTCGACCCGGCCGACCTGGCCGACCCCCGGCTGGCCGAGTCCGCGCTGGACACGGTGCCGTTCCTGGTCAGCCTGGAGCTGCGCGCCAGCGCGGTGACCCGGCGGGCGAACGTGGTGCTGCCGGTCGCCCCGGTGGTCGAGAAGTCCGGCAGCTTCCTGGACTGGGAGGGTCGGCTGCGTCCGTTCGAGGCGGTGCTGAACACCGCCGCGATGACCGACGGTCGGGTGCTCGACGCGCTGGCCGCGCTGCTCGACGTTCGGCTGGGTACCGCCGACGTGCCGAGCGTTCGCCGTGAGCTGGGCTCGCTGCCGGCGACCCGGATGTCCCGGCCGGCCGCACCGTCGGTGGCGCCGGGCCGGGTGCCGCACCCGGGCGCCGGTGAGGCCGTGCTGGCGACCTGGCACCAACTGGTCGACCTGGGCACCCTGACCGACGGTGACGAGCACCTCGCCGGCACCGCCCGCCCGCCGGTCGTCCGGCTGGGCAAGGGCACCGCCGAGGCGCTCGGTGTGATCGACGGCGACGCGGTCACGGTCGGCACCGACCGGGGTGCGCTGACCCTGCCGGCCGAGCTCACCGAGATGCCGGACGGCGTGGTCTGGTTGCCGACCAACTCACCCGGTTCGACAGTGCGACGCAGCCTCGGGGCGACGTCCGGCGCGGTCGTCCGGATCTCCGTTCCCGCACCGAGCGCGGCCGTTCCGGCCGGGCGC